AACAACTACTTGTCTACCTTTGTATACAGTTtgattttttatcaatatgtCTACATCTACTGACTAAACACGCTTGAGAAACAGATATTTACATATACAAATACAGATAGAGAAAGATAAGATAAAATATCTTAACATCAAGCCCGTTCTTCTCTCTTTCACATAGGTAATTTATAGATAATCGAATTCATGAAAGTGTTCTGAATGAGCAACTGGTACCAATAAAAAGACTTAGAATGACTGCGTCTATCCAACAATTCTTTCAATTCAGACAACATAGAGTAGTCATTGACGTCATACCATGTTCTCATTCTCTATTGATCATGATCATTCGTTCAATAAATTcatgaatttgattttttcacCTGTTAAAGGTTATATTTTCACAGATAGTTGCTTACTAATGATGATCaattattatgttatattatttATGACATCAGAGGTAGGTAAGCATGTGGCACAATACAGGAGACAAAATCCATTTCTGAACATCATATTGTCTTTAAATAGAGAATATATTTTGATTTAGTGCAAGTCGGGAGTGTTATCAAGGGTACTTCAACATTATATCATAAAACAACGTGTGAGGAAGTTgttgataaaatgaaattaaatttgcAATGATTTATTACCTTCAAAACCAACCCAAACATAGGCACCACTATCATTGGAAGTGTTGTTAAAGGTTACCCATAATTCTTCAGCCATTATTGTGGAAGTTACATTAAATATCGTAGCATTTGTCTCATCATAAACATGTAAGCTATCAGAATCGGCAATACTGAGTGTCTGTCCATATAGCCTTAAGTCTACAGTGTACACTTTGATATTAGATGATGCTTGAACATGGCATATACATCTATCTATATCAGCTGAAATGTTTCTGTAAGGATATTCAGGACTGTGCAAATAAAATGCCGAACCATTGCCTAATACACTGTATTTATTATCGGAACAAAGACTTCCAATTCTGGACtctgaaattaaagaaaaaaataaatacatcagCTTTAGTCTTATCAGCATATCATACGAATGAATAAGAAGTATATGTAATATACTGTTTTTAAAGGTAGACACTTTTAAAGAACTGTTGCATTTGTTAtcatacattattttttataacactaaagctataaaataattgttttcctatttatagatattttgttaaaataataacCTGTATAATCATTTCTCATTAATACTTAAGGAAACAGAAAAATATGATGGATGCTAAACCACGTTGATGAGTAGTTTGTTTATTTAGAAAGAATGCAAGAGTATGTGTACTAAAAATGCGCTTGATGTACGTTTGAATAATAAATTTGCTAAAGTCTTTCTATATTACATCTGAACATTATTTCCATCTTCGGTTTAAAACTGAAAGACGGTTAATGCTTGAAAGCATAAATATTCAGTCACGAGATTCTAAATTTGAGGTAAAAAGTCTTAAACAAACCTTCAATGCAGGAAAATTCCATGAACTGATAGTTGGTAAACTTCATGTACTCTACTGTATTATTGCCACAATCTGATTGAGCCCAGACAGTCTCTGCAGACTTGAAGCATTCGGGATAACCCGAGCAGAGCGTGTGAAACTTGTACTTATCAGGGATGAAAGATCTGAaattttataatcatcatcatgaataacaacaacataattgagccgtgccatgagaaaaccaacatagtgggtttgcgaccagcatggatccagaccagcctgcgcatccgcgcagtctggtcaggatccatgctgttcgcttttaaagcttactgcaattaaagaaaccattagcgaacagcatggatccttaccagactgcgtggatgcgcaggctggtcttgatccatgctggtcgcaaacccactatgttggttttctcatggcacggctcatattacgtAATCTCAGTTAAAAAACAATGCATTGTTTTTCGTCAAATACACTAAAATAAATATTCCAACGCAATGCGTTTTACTTTTGGTATCACCTCTCAAATTAAATTCGCTTGATTGAAATTCCTTCAGATTAAAGAGTACTTTTATGACTTCAAAACTGCACTGACGACTTAACTAAGTTAAGTAACGAGAATAAAATTCTTGACATGTTAATCCGTATACATTATCTTAAAAcgtaaaatttaaacaaaacattttttttttcagcttttatgTAAATACTGGCAAaatatcaaagataaaaggtGTTCCGGGAAACACGGAGCACCCCAAACATATCCATAGACCCATGTATCGCAAAGTACTttgtaggcccacaacaaaaagaagctgtaacgaaaaaaatattgtagacgggttgcttaaaaatccaacaacaagtacattataaatatattcaaaatacagataaatgtgtggggtcgggggggggggggggtaagggaAATAGTAAATAAAAGGTTCGGATCTTGGGGAAGGTGGagcaagaatgaatattcaacagggaaaaccacgttccttaaacgcagtattcctacaaaacatgtaaacattgcattttaatttatttagtgTTTATTACCATTAAATTGTAGAAATACAAAAACAATTGAGGGAATGCTAAGAGAAATAATAAGCTCTAAAATAGACtagcatcagtcgttagagtcattaaatgtaaagcatctggccataaaatcaatcctctttctgaaaaaaattacaatatctcttgcctctgtctctaacagATGAGCCTATCTAGAGAGAAAATGCTtctctgagaaaatatcagtgtcggtacgaagaaattaatattattacagattatttgacctcaacagactttgtaagtctagctccaaaagtaaaatgtaaatatgttaatatacgatagaaaaaatataaaatagtatttatttatgTGTTAAACAAaatagtgtttgtttttttctcacaTTTGCTCCTATGTCACAGGTTCTTGACCTCATTATTTTTGGTGATCGATATAAAACTTCAAATGGTTTTTgcatcatttgttttccaataTAAATGTCACAATGATAAATGTTGTGTCAACcttgattttcttgaaaaaatatgttaCAATAGCTCCAATATGTTTTCCTCCTTTCCGCCTCTAAGAAGTCGATAGCCAGTTATCTTTTATATAGCGCAAGCTGACCTGCTGTTTCGCGTATTACATGTCCTGTTTCTAATCGATTTTTAAGGTTCATTAAACTCTTAAACAGTACAAATGTACTAGATCTCCGGCAGTAGCGGACAAAAAGTCCCATCGTGATATCATAGGGGATCAAACTTTCTCGAACTGCAATTCACAACCAAAGTTAATTCTGTAAAGCAAGTGTTTGGTACGGGTACCTGATTGTGCAAAACCGATTtggtctttaacccttaccctgctaaatttctaaaatggactggtttatctttcaatttggacagtaccatttactgttaaaaagggtgcttaccaaaagatactgactgaacggcgaacagtgcagaccacgatcaggcTGATTCTTgatctgcgctggtcgcaaaggcagaatcacttgccgtcagcaggctaagggttaatgggGTCGGAATCCAGAGTCCATCAGGTATAAGATGAAAAAGAAATCCCCGAAGAAAGGaacttcaaaataatttgagTAAGATAATAACATAGTTAATAACTGGAAACAGCCAGAAGCTATGTAACAAACATTTGTAAATTATCTATGTCATTGACTGTTTGACGATGACAGCATCATATTTAGATTTTGCCAACACGATggataacattttatgaaaacagaTAAGATTTGCAATATGAACATAGAAAAATCTAATATACAAATTTAATTCtgaaagtaaatgaaaataaaacctcAACATTCAATCTACGGTCACACCCACCCACCCATTGCTCTTATATCACTTCAGTATGTCAGTCTAAAAAAAGTCGCATGCTTAGGAGTCAGTAAAAACTTTTCAAATGTTAGTGTCAAATTTACAAGCAAGAGAAAATTTACGGATTGAAGTGGatatttgtactttaaaataatgataattgctagaattgagtttcagtTATTGAGTGAAAtttagttgagtagccttgatcttgaaaGTGTGACGTAGTGACTTGCAGATGCGAATAAATGCCTTCGTTGAGCTAGCTTAAAGCGGAGCTGTCATTTTGAAAGGGGCATCAGAAAAAATGAGACAGAGAAAAAAAGCGGTACGAATGGCACAtgtatttgagcttattttccgattttacagtgttactgaaGTAAGAAACCGTGTAGCAGTTGGGCTATTATTTGCAGGGAACCttctgcagcgatttaaaaattgacaaatttagcttttttcgacATCAGATTTCGCGGACGGGACAGCACAAAATTCAGGGTTTGTAAACTGAAAACTagatgttatacatgtattgctGATGGTTTGTAATGATAAACATATAGTCATGTTAatactaaaatgtttttatttcagataagTGGTTACAGTAGGCGCCTGTAGTCCGAGGAGTTCTGAAAGCtgttaaaattaatgtaaatttgcTTTGAACTATTTCTGCTAAAAGAAAGGAAAAATCAAGTGTAAAAAACAATAAAGACTGTTACTAACGAACACTCTGCTCAAACTAACTTACAGTAACGGCAACAACTGATATAAACAAATTAAAGCAACTTATCATAAAAACTTTCTTTGTTTACTTACTTCATGTAATCAAAGACTTGGATACAGTCAGTAGTGCTGTTTGGAGAGCAACATGTGTCGTTTCTGGGTTCGTCATCAGGAACATTATCCGGGCAGCCTAATGACTTTCTCTTAGCACCGACTTTAACCGCTTGTACACCAATGACCGTGCCAGGACGATGGGTACATGACGGCTGGAACTGTTTCAGTGTACCATAACACGTCGAACTCTTTTCATCTGTAGCCTCTTTGATCTCAGGTAACTGGCTTGGGTGGCCTACAAATAAAGTAGTCTTAAAGCGATTTGCttacattttgtgtatttatttatttacttatttgccTACAAATCACCAAGAAGtgaattaaattaaaatgtatgAACTAATTAACAAACCATATACTTATATCGATTTTTACAAATATCTGTACCGGATTTCACTTCTTTTGTTTGCAAAGCTAGAtctgatttttatataaaaatggagTATGATTTTACGATGTTCAAATTGTTTACACAAATTATACACaagaacttcaaaaaaaaaagaaaaaaagtaccATTTGAAGTTAAATGTCTTATTTGGTCAGTGAAAGTGATTAAAATGATATTGTCACTGATATTCTTATAATACTTGACGTTTTGTCTAAAACCGTTCAGCTTACAACGTATGTAAAGTACTTAGGTGTGTGCGAAGTTGCGATTAACTGCATGGATAGGTTTTagaaatatgaatatgttatgtGTTGGtcattttcaaagtgaaaaagggaaataattatgTCAAACAAAGTCAGGGTTATGGGACCTGATATGTGATCTTAATCTAATACCTTGCCATTTGTTCAGAGATGTTCAAAAACTtctttttgtgaaattttctaagttaaacattaaaaaaaaaaatgtcaaaataaccgGCACAGTTAGCGTCTAAAATAACCTTTTGATCtcaaatgtttgtgtgaaatttcaatcataaTTATGCATGAGTAAGTTTTGGAAATATTGAAAGGAATGTCAGTTTTGGAaaactttttcaaatgaaaattgcaaacaaatttcaaagttatggGATCTGGTATGTGGACTTGTCTTATGATCATACAAATATACGTATTTAAGTTTCAACTTGATATCTGTACTGGTTCACTATAAGAGACGGGGCGAgaataagaaacaaaaagaaGTTCCTTTATCGGACAAAAGTACGCTATGTAAGACATTAAGGCTTACAATTAATAGTAATGTCTCAGTGACAACCgttcaaacaaacattttgtaccATCAGAATCTACCTGATTTTTAAGTCGGTAGTGAAAAtgctacaaataaaaaaaaacaacaacatcagcTTTAATTATagtttattaattttgtaaagtGACCTGTGTAGCTCAAGTCAGTGGACCATGACAAATACGCACTTACAAAAGTAAAAGTCTTTAAATGACTTCATCTCAATTATATCTGTCAGTTAAAGTCGAAAAATAACGTTTCTTTAACAGTTGGATGGATGTAAACAATTCGGCTACTATTCGTCCGAATCTTAATAGAAAAACACACATGGAAAACACAATAAGTGTTTAGTCTGTCAATTTGATATTGCGAGCGAAATatgttttaaaggtatttaaGTGCAATAGTCTATACCAAAATTTGTGTAAtccatttaattttcaaaaatattttttttcttcttatttctacaaaaaaatcttaaattatgcAATTAATGTAAAAGTGAAGTAAAAAGGcactaattaaaaaaaagacaacaaacagGAAACTGAAAATCGATTTCTAAGAAAAAGACCTGTTTCTTTAACACCGACCTTTCGAAATTGTATCGTACAAAAGCGAAACCAGACAAATAACTTCAGAATGGTACAGgctttttacatatattttgaattactttgatgcaaagaaaatatatttgcttGAAATTAAGAAATCAAATAACTGTTTATAACTTTCTTGTTTATACAGGTAACATCGGAGCCAAGTTAAGACGTTACTTCTTAGTTTCTTTACATATTTGTGTGATTAATAACGAATTACACCTGTGCAATCTCAATaccaaaataaatgaatttatgttTAGTATGTAATGCATAGATTATTACATTCGTataatttcaattcaaaatcaaatgaacccTTTGATTACAAGAACAATAGACAGAGGCTcgtaaaatacaattttattcaGCTCGTTCAAGTTATGAACTGAAACAATTCACACATTCATTTAACCTttatcttgctaaatttctataatgaacttgtccatcttccattttggacagtaccattaactgttaaaaggggtgcttaccaaaacgatactgactgaatagcgaacagtgcagatcatgatcagactgcattgatatgcaggctgatcatgttctacactggtcgcaaaggcagaatcaatcgtgtccagcatggtaagggttattATCGGACATTGCCTTGTTAATCTTCTAAAAACATAATCTAcaacaatatatgtatattagacaacaataacaatatattctatatatatatatatatatatatatatatatatatatatagaatttccGTCTTTTTGGCGATTATAAAGTAACAAACAACGCAGAGTACCTCAAAATTAACAAAGGTCCATTCAACGAACCaacaatcttttaaaatgtgACGAACAAAATTCAACAGACGTGACAGGCAGTAGAAGTGCATCCATAATTCTTTTGTGCAACAATCGAAGGTAAAGAAAATATGTTACTTACCATGTAGAACTGGATAGGTCCACAAAAACGCAATTACCGGCAACCATAGGGTAAGtgaacatttcattttccttGCTTAATTTATGCTACATCGTGAAAATTTATGTCGTTGTCGTTAGCGTGTGTTTTACAAATTACATTGAGGTCATAAAATTGCAAGTGTTAGACGTTGCGTTTTAATACTGCATGTAGTATATACGATTTGAAATTCATTTATGTaggttttttattaattaattaatatatcaATGAGTACAAATGAGTTCTTTAAAATAACGAATGGTAATCAATccaatgtttagaaaaaaatgtaagtatacattATGTACGTACAACACATTGCCATTGTCTATCATTCATTTTATGTGTATCATCCGTCAAAATGAATCGCGTAGCTTCATGATAATTAGTTTGAAAGTCATTTGTTTACGTCtatatacacaagaaaaaataaactcagctcagaacatatattttacttCAGTTTGAATGACATATTTATGGTGGACCCATAAACATATAACATTACAGTAAATTCATTATTTATCATATCGGCAAAGGTGTTTAAATTTTACTTAGATTTTATTTGTATACATATTGAATGGATTATAAAGAATTTATGTTCGCGTCAATACAACCATTGTGGTTATATTCGGAAGTGCTTTTCAGCAAATACTTCCTCTTTGAAATTGATTGGCCCACTCAGATTCTTTCAACCTTAAATACAtaatctatatacatgtaattgtattaTACAAATcgattacaaaatgtaataacatgcgcgttaaagatattttattggGACTGAACAGTGGCTATCtatttctacttttaaattttacataaccTCACGATCTTTTTGCTTTGTGGGTATTTATGACATGGAATCAAAGAATTTTTTCTATGGTGTATAATTCCAGTCGAACGTTTCAAAAACACGTGCACGTATAAAAGTATTCATACATTCGTATACATAATATACGTGCGCATGCTAATATGTCGGTAAACGCATATATGTACGTGCATGCGTATGTATTGAAGCCCTTGTATTTACACGggcatttgtaaaatttcaattcgCCGTATATATTTTACTACGTGCCCGAGAAAACGAAAGAGCACGCTTATATATGTATGCATGCGTAAAATAAACGTGCACATATATACATCTACTCGTACACGCGTAAATTATAAGGTTTACCATACATGGACCTGCACATACATATACGCGTGCATTGGTCAACTACACATTTTCAAGTATAGTGTTTCTGAATCAAATGATTTTATAATTCCAAGTGTTCCTATACACACATTAACTCGTCCGTATACGCGTGTACCTACAGTACTAGATTAGCAACAGTCGTaagagtcctttaaaataaacatCCCTGTCATAAAATCCTCctaaatagcactttctgaaaacatttacaatatctcttatctctgactctaacgTTGAAACGAGCCTAGAAAGAATagggttttctgagaaaatattagtgtcagtatgaagaaagaataaactttatttaattacAGATTACtttatctcaacagactttgtaagtctataccGGTACCTACTGCTGGTTCTGCAGAAGTAACTGAAAATAATATCTCCATTAGACTAGTACTGCTCGACCGGACCTTCTAACTAGGACAGAACTTTAATGCATCGTAAATCACTGAATGTAAACTGAGGTATAGTTGAACAGTTTGTTTTCGTACccaaatactaatatttgctaGTCGCAGAATTGAAAGTTTCTGTTTGTGCAATATAATAGTGCAGTTCCTATGTCAAGTGCTTAAGAGAAACCTTGCGAGAAATCATATTTTCCAGACTCCTTCGCGAACAgtaattctaacacttttaagattgtcttttatataaacaaagaaggattttaccatgtattgtcttgtcgattagaacACGATTCGCAAAATGACCTGTTTTTGGCTATTCCGATTTACTCCCTCGTATTAAAAACCGCAttttattccagattagtatcccttcctggtgtaattcgaacgtgtaaGAATGGAAATAAactttagttttgcgtgctttgtttgcaaataaaacactttCTATCGTTCGTCTGAACGCAAgacagtgttttatttgccaacaaagcacgcaaaactaaaatctatttcccaagtTTAACATGCACATGAGAACCTTTATGTATATCACTATGACGAGAAGTAAGGTTTAGCGACAAAATGAGTTAttggtaaaatgttttctttttaccaCTTAAATTTATTTGCATTGTCGAATCCAACTCAT
This is a stretch of genomic DNA from Mercenaria mercenaria strain notata chromosome 4, MADL_Memer_1, whole genome shotgun sequence. It encodes these proteins:
- the LOC123551374 gene encoding uncharacterized protein LOC123551374, which produces MKCSLTLWLPVIAFLWTYPVLHGHPSQLPEIKEATDEKSSTCYGTLKQFQPSCTHRPGTVIGVQAVKVGAKRKSLGCPDNVPDDEPRNDTCCSPNSTTDCIQVFDYMKSFIPDKYKFHTLCSGYPECFKSAETVWAQSDCGNNTVEYMKFTNYQFMEFSCIEESRIGSLCSDNKYSVLGNGSAFYLHSPEYPYRNISADIDRCICHVQASSNIKVYTVDLRLYGQTLSIADSDSLHVYDETNATIFNVTSTIMAEELWVTFNNTSNDSGAYVWVGFEAMNLSTLTISCKVYGADDTDNSPSPSSTPTTNMVPIKPVPHTTESLRSSTPTGGFALGVIIGITVGLLCLLVIILVPLCYFCKRKTRNPDGKRKQSSLMHEDKESEISGTTRKSFYTSSSPMNEKFKSSNIPQNKVEPTRYIEEHGGIRANPVLPSIGRSTSRTASDKRIEGTRYLPPLKPSTVEVIKSVNEETVTEYKRKKKSKKHRSHKRRHEEENNTQESETDREPKTAAVNGNDTDLDKYERRHSRKRRHRIHSNTSTHNDYNVPHEDN